One genomic region from Lineus longissimus chromosome 6, tnLinLong1.2, whole genome shotgun sequence encodes:
- the LOC135489492 gene encoding uncharacterized protein LOC135489492 — translation MFAVERTKAVWELPTVSKSCCRVRPLLSVGSRHIQWLKPLPNGIACFSYYGITEAKTKWKNIRDAFVKYRQKSKTKSGQRAKEVKPYKYAHLLEFIIPTLGERQTSGNLSDSEAERESTADVEAQEGNTQQPLSEDDSDDVSIIQPVKPAPSSKVADIPSTSTSLIPASTPRPPPKKRRCFKAQAADEVEVAIVDYLKAKKEPTPKRAEETDDYVTLFLNSMANSIRKLPAKAQAEVRFSIHKVVHDAEMEHLYSRPAEQLRPTQEYCYTQPSTSVYSQPYGMAAERLPYNPMPRSETPASLSSNTFESDASYSGTFTQLM, via the exons ATGTTTGCCGTCGAGCGCACCAAGGCAGTTTGGGAATTGCCAACGGTCTCCAAATCCTGCTGCCGTGTCAGACCACTGTTGTCTGTTGGGTCTAGGCATATACAATGGCTGAAGCCTCTTCCAAATGGTATCGCATGTTTCTCTTACTATGGAA TTACTGAAGCAAAAACAAAGTGGAAGAATATCCGGGATGCCTTCGTGAAATATCGACAGAAATCTAAGACCAAAAGTGGACAAAGGGCCAAAGAAGTGAAGCCGTATAAATATGCCCATCTACTCGAATTTATAATTCCAACTCTAGGAGAACGCCA aacaaGCGGTAACCTGAGCGATAGCGAGGCGGAGAGAGAAAGCACTGCTGATGTTGAAGCACAAGAGGGAAATACTCAGCAACCTTTGTCTGAAGATGACAGTGATGACGTCAGTATAATTCAACCTGTGAAACCAGCGCCTTCTTCCAAAGTTGCAGACATACCATCTACTAGTACTAGCTTGATCCCGGCCTCAACTCCAAGACCTCCACCTAAAAAGAGGCGATGCTTTAAGGCGCAAGCTGCAGATGAAGTGGAGGTTGCCATTGTTGACTACctcaaagcaaagaaagaacCAACCCCTAAAAGAGCAGAAGAAACCGACGACTATGTAACCCTATTTCTCAATTCCATGGCAAACAGCATCAGAAAGCTCCCCGCAAAAGCACAGGCAGAAGTTCGATTTTCCATCCACAAAGTTGTCCATGATGCTGAAATGGAGCATCTTTATTCTCGACCAGCAGAACAACTCAGACCAACACAGGAGTACTGCTACACACAACCAAGTACTAGCGTCTATAGTCAACCTTATGGGATGGCAGCGGAAAGGCTTCCATACAACCCTATGCCTCGGAGTGAAACACCAGCCTCCCTCTCAAGTAACACATTTGAGTCTGATGCATCATACTCAGGCACTTTCACACAACTAATGTAG
- the LOC135489494 gene encoding uncharacterized protein LOC135489494 yields the protein MYFNYKKSFSVVLMALVDHKYCFSAIDVGAYGSNSDGGIFKACPLGKKLVNGTLDIPEDKALPGTTEPMPLVMIGDEAFPLRTNLMRPVPGRGLSKEDRIFNYRLSRARRIVENAFGILANRWRMYHRKIPLDPNNVDSVVRASCILHNMMQTDSHPQGAPACPPIEQGGDITDGILRDLDDNGGRSGADAMDIRDRFKEYFSSPQGSVSWQDQCCFGHCEE from the coding sequence ATGTACTTCAACTATAAGAAAtcattttctgttgttttgatGGCTCTTGTTGACCACAAGTATTGCTTCAGCGCTATTGACGTCGGGGCGTACGGTTCGAATAGCGATGGCGGTATTTTCAAAGCATGTCCACTCGGCAAGAAACTCGTGAATGGAACTCTGGATATACCTGAAGACAAGGCACTGCCAGGTACTACAGAACCTATGCCTCTTGTGATGATTGGAGATGAGGCGTTTCCGCTTCGTACTAATCTGATGCGTCCAGTACCGGGACGTGGACTCTCTAAAGAGGACAGGATTTTCAACTACCGCCTGTCTCGTGCACGTAGAATTGTCGAAAATGCTTTCGGCATCTTGGCAAATAGGTGGAGGATGTACCACAGGAAAATACCACTTGACCCAAACAATGTTGATTCGGTAGTCCGGGCCAGCTGTATCCTGCACAACATGATGCAAACCGACAGTCACCCACAAGGAGCACCAGCTTGTCCACCTATTGAGCAGGGCGGCGACATAACTGATGGAATTTTGAGGGACTTGGATGACAATGGAGGTCGTTCAGGTGCTGATGCAATGGACATTAGAGACAGATTCAAAGAGTACTTTTCGTCTCCTCAAGGTTCCGTCTCGTGGCAGGATCAATGCTGCTTTGGGCATTGTGAGGAGTAG
- the LOC135489496 gene encoding piggyBac transposable element-derived protein 3-like: MLQLRVEQTNVYSVDKSGKSANLSTKELEKVLGMFLRMGLHQMSGNRAYWEEKSRFAPVADVMGRNRFSYLLTVLHFVDNNKATDDDKKDKIWKARPWVDMFRDECRDLVPSEHNSLDEQMIPFKGKRCPIKQYVKSKPHPWGLKVWARSSDTGLLFDFDVYQGGTGKKTELGMGGDVVVKLCDTLPKHENYKVFADNLFTSIALAEKLLQDGILYVGIVRKNRLGGCPLPSDKAMEAKGRGSIDSCVETKSDAVIVKWYDNKSVTLLSSYAREQPMDTCTRWDKKKKEKIIVDRPFIVKEYNRFMGGIDLIDACVARYKYHMRSRRWYLYLFWQQSSLPS; encoded by the coding sequence ATGCTTCAACTACGTGTAGAACAAACTAATGTCTATAGCGTTGACAAAAGTGGGAAGTCAGCTAATCTTTCCACAAAAGAACTTGAAAAAGTGTTGGGAATGTTCTTGCGCATGGGCCTGCATCAGATGTCTGGTAATCGTGCATACTGGGAGGAAAAATCAAGATTTGCTCCTGTGGCTGACGTTATGGGTCGCAACCGTTTCTCCTATTTGCTCACTGTACTTCATTTTGTTGACAACAACAAGGCAACAGATGATGACAAGAAGGACAAGATTTGGAAAGCTCGCCCTTGGGTTGATATGTTTCGCGATGAATGCCGGGATCTTGTCCCAAGTGAGCACAATTCATTAGACGAACAAATGATCCCGTTCAAAGGGAAACGTTGTCCCATCAAACAATACGTGAAGAGCAAGCCCCACCCATGGGGACTGAAAGTATGGGCACGCTCTAGTGACACAGGGTTATTGTTTGACTTTGATGTATACCAAGGAGGGACTGGAAAAAAAACTGAACTGGGCATGGGTGGAGATGTTGTGGTAAAACTCTGTGATACCCTTCCAAAACATGAAAACTACAAAGTCTTTGCTGATAACCTTTTCACCTCCATAGCTCTGGCAGAAAAGTTACTTCAGGATGGTATTCTGTATGTTGGGATTGTGCGAAAAAACCGTCTAGGGGGATGTCCCCTTCCTTCTGACAAGGCTATGGAAGCTAAGGGGCGTGGTTCCATTGATAGCTGTGTGGAGACCAAGTCAGATGCAGTGATTGTCAAGTGGTATGACAATAAGTCTGTTACATTACTATCCAGCTACGCAAGAGAACAACCCATGGACACATGTACACGATGGgacaaaaagaaaaaggaaaaaattataGTGGATCGTCCATTCATTGTAAAAGAATACAACCGTTTCATGGGCGGGATAGATCTGATAGATGCTTGTGTGGCAAGGTATAAGTACCATATGAGGTCACGGAGGTGGTATCTGTACTTATTCTGGCAACAATCATCCTTGCCGTCGTAA